The segment TGCAATCTGTATAGGATTATTTCCATTCTTGCGCTCCTGCACCCTAGGTGGGGCTGTGTAAGCCCTGCAAATTCCCTTTTGCAACATTATAGGCAGGAGACAGTATAAGGGGAACAACCCAAATTCTAGAAAAGGGTTTTGCTTTACCCAATCCAAATGTACTACCAACTATGAAAAAATTGTGTTTACTCTTTATATGTGCTTTTCTCTTTGAAGTTGCCCAGGCGCAGGAACGCGTGCTGAACAGAGGCATTATCAACCATAATGAAACTTCTGGCGGTGGCGAGCGCACCAACAGTGGGTTCGGGATAAAAGGAGGCGTGCTCTTCAGTTCCCTTCAGGGCGATGGCCGTGACATGCTGGACAACCTGAGATCTTCTACCAACTGGCATGCTGGTTTTTACTCCCAGTTTAGCTTAGGCCCTAACTTTTCCATTCAGCCAGAGGCCCTTTACACCCGACGTGAAGTAAATGCAGATGACTCTGACCGTCGGTTCGACTACATTGACGTGCCAGTGCTGGGGGTGGTGACGCTTACTGAAACCATCAGCGTTCACGCAGGGCCTCAAGTGGGTATCATGTTAACGGCGAAGGAAGATGACAAAGAAATTGACAAACAAGGCCTGAACACCTTTGACTACGGTGCCGCTGCCGGAATTGAAGCCAAACTTTTCATCTTCAGACTAGGCGGACGTTACTACCGCAGCTTTGCAGACCTGGGTAAATTTGACGCGACCAGCACTAACCAAGCATTGAATGACATCAAAGCCGGAAACTTTCAGGTCTATATAGGCGTAGGGTTTTAATAGCGTTAATTCTATATAAGTTTAACAGGAAAGGGTGCTTCTAGTAAGAGGCACCCTTTCCTGTTTTTCTGTTTATAAGCTTTTTTCTAAAATAAGCCTTTAAAAGGAAAGCCGATGTCAGTACCACCGGCTTTCCTTTTCTATCTAAAGGCAAGAGATTAACTTCTGTAGGCAAGAGATTAACTTCTGTCGTGTTTCCCCTCGGCAAACTCCTCTATCATTTTCTTGTTGAAGGCAGGAATGTCATCTGGTTTACGGCTGGTAACCAAGCCTTGATCGGTGACTACTTCCTCGTCTACCCAAGTGGCACCGGCGTTGGTAAGGTCCGTTTTCAGCGAAGGCCAACTGGTCATTTTTCTTCCTTGCACGGCTCCGGCCTCAATGAGCGTCCAGGGCCCGTGGCAAATAGCGGCAATGGGCTTGCCAGCTTCATGAAAAGACCGCACAAACGCTACAGCTTGCTCATTAGCACGTAAGTAGTCTGGGTTCATGACCCCACCCGGCAGCAACAGGGCATCATAATTTGAGGCCACGCCACTTTTCAATTCTCTGTCTACCTCAAATTCTTTTCCCCAATCGGTCATGGCCCAGGCTTTGACTTTGCCTGACTGTGGGGAGATGATATGGGTTTCGGCGCCGGCTTCCTCCAGAGCGGCCTTTGGTTTCTCCAGCTCTACTTGCTCAAATCCTTTTTCTACTAATATGGCAATTTTCTTACCGGAAAGTTTTTGTGACATAATCTTTAAATTATCTATATGTTAAAATCGTATATGATTGTACATTGGTACAGAAAGATTCGTTACATTGATATGAAATACCGTAACACTATGTTTTTTAGATGCACCCTTGGCCTTTGCTTAATGCTATTCACGTACCTGCTGCCCTCTGCTGCAACTGCACAGACGCAAAAGGTGGCTAAGGTGAAGCTTCCGCACCTGCAGAAATACCTTAACTCAACGTCAGACACTACTTACATCATCAACTTCTGGGCTACGTGGTGCAAACCTTGCATAGAGGAGCTCCCCAGTTTTGAAGCCGTGCAAAAACAATACGCCGGCCAGCCGGTGCAGGTGGTGCTGGTGAGCATGGACTTCGCGAAAGACCTGGAAAAGAAAGTGGTGCCGTTTGTGACCCGTAACAAGTTACAGAGCACCGTCTTTCTATTGGATGAACCAGACCAGAACGCCTGGATTGACTTGATTGACCCTTCGTGGAGCGGAGCTATCCCGGCCACTCTATTTGTGAACAATGCCCGTAAGCAGCGGCTTTTCCTTGAAAAGCCATTAACCCTTGCCCAACTACAGGAACACCTTACTTCTAAATTTTCTAAAAACCCCTAACCCTATGAGAAAACCCTACTATTTCCTGATCATCTTAAGCGTGTTCTCGCTTATGGCTACTTCGGCATACAAAATGGCGGAGGGCGGCTACCAGGTGGGTGACACCGCTTCTGACTTTAAGCTGAAAAACGTGAATGGCCAGATGGTGAGCTTACGCGACCAAAAAGACGCCAAAGGATTCATTGTCACCTTCACCTGCAATACCTGCCCCTACTCTAAACTGTACGAAGACCGGCTGGTTCAGCTGCACCAGAAATATGCCGCAAAGGGATACCCGGTGATTGCCATCAACCCGAATGATGTGACCGTTTCTCCGGAAGACTCTTTCGCGCACATGCAGAAGCGGGCCAAAGACAAGAAATTCCCGTTTGTGTACCTGCAGGATGAGACCCAAGAAGTGGCAAAACGCTACGGCGCCACCCGCACCCCACACGTTTACTTGCTTACCCGCGCCGGGCAGGAGTTACAGGTGTCTTACATTGGCGCCATTGATGACAATTCTGGTGACCCGGAGAAGGTACAGAAACGTTATTTGGAAACGGCCTTGGACCACCTGATTTCCGGTAAACCGGTGCCGCAGACCAGCACCAAAGCCATTGGCTGCACCATCAAGTGGCGCAATAACAGCTAAGTATAGAAAAATCCTATATAGTAGAGCCGCCGCTTTCTGCCCGTTTTAAAGAAAACGGGCAGAAAGCGGCGGCTCTGTTTTGGCCAAGCACCTGTAAGCTAGGTCATGGAAGAAGGCGGAGGAGTAGGTTTGTTTCGCACCAAATGGGTCTCTTTCACACCAGCCATACGGGCTTCTACCTCATACTTGTTGTTGTAATACCCCACCCGCAAAGACTCTACAAGATACAGCCACAAAAATCTGAGAAAGCCATGTTCCTGGAACTGACGCACATGGCATAGTTCATGCGCTACCCAGGGGCTATCCTGCAGAAAATTTTCTTTGGAAACTCCGCTTAAGTGTATAGTTTTGCCCAGCACCATTGCCACGTTAGAGCTCTTCAGTTTCCAGCGGGCGATACGGGCAAAGGGTGAATTCTCAATTATTTCGAGATTTTTTTCCAGCGATTGCATCTGTTTTATTTTGCCTTTTTATACGGCACTCAAGCCTCTCAGGCTACATTTTCACCCCTCTTCCAATTTCTTTTTCCTTCCAAAATACTAAAACCGCGCTTTTACGTGTTTGGTTTTAAAAGGTTTCATTTTTACCTTTGAACCAGTGAGAATATGTTGGGTATCAACAAACTCACAGTAAAAGGGCTTTCTTCCTGTTTTTTGGGCGTCTTTTGACGCTGACAGTTGGAAGGGCCGCGAGTGGTCTCTGCTGCAGCCGGTACCACCCGATGTTTCACCATTAAAACAGATGATGAAAAGTTACATTCTGTCTGCACTAGCCTTAGGCTCTGCGTTTTTGTCCTTCTTTTATGAAGTACAGCCTTCTTCAGCCACTACTTACTCTGAAGATTCAGTATCCATCACCCCATCAGAACAAATCCAGGAATGGGCGTTAGAACACAACAACTTCAGTTCTGCTGCACCTCTTGAAGAGGCTCCCAAGGAGAAAGGTCTCACCTACAAAGACTCCCTCTTCTACAACTACTACTCCCAGTCTTTAGGACTTCGCTTAGATTATGACGAAGACAAAGCATTACTGGAAACCGTAGCCGACTGGATTGGCACTCCCTACCGCTCAGGCGGAAACTCACAACGCGGCACCGACTGCTCTGGGTTTGTAAGCCGGGTTTACAAGCAAGTGTACGGCATCAAGCTTACCCACAGTTCCCGCTCCATGTTCCATGAAGTGGACAGAGTTTCTAAAAACGCCATGGAAACCGGCGATCTGGTTTTCTTCCGCCGCGGTCCAGGCAAACCTATCTACCACGTTGGCATTTACCTTGAAGACGGTAAATTCATTCATGCGGCTTCTAACGGTGGGGTAATGATCAACTCCCTTATGTCGCCTTACTACAAGAAAAACTTTTACGCAGCAGGTAGAGTCAATTAACCTTTGCTGCCTCTTACATAAAAAAATCGCCTGCCCTGTTAACCGGGGCAGGCGATTTTTTTTATGCGTTCTGTTTAACCGCCATTTTTCAGAAAAGCCATCAGAAACAAAATAAATTCAGACTAGAGGCTCTAACTATTTCATGTAAATCAAGTATAAAAGATGTTACCAGCCAGAGCTGTGGAAGCTGAGTCTATGGTGGGGAAATCCACCTGTTCCTCAGTTATTTTTTTGTTACTTCGCCTTTGGGGTAGCAGTGCTCAGGCCCTCATCTTCTGCTCAATTTTAACTTCAGTTTTATATGGAAAACCAAACAGGCAATACTAAGAACATACATGAATCTTCGTTCTTCAAGCGGTTCACGCAGAAAGCCGAAGACTACCTGAAGCAGCCCTTGCGCATCAAGACCCTGCTGAATGATGCTTACAAAAAGGCGAGCGAGAGAAAAGACTTCGGGACCATTGCCGCTGAGGTGATGGAAAGCTTGGGCACTCTGACACGCCTGATCAAAGCCTCTGTTTCCGGGGAGTACCACGGTATTCCTAAAAACACCGTGGTAATGGCCGTAGCGGTGCTCATCTACTTCCTGTCGCCTATTGACATGGTACCCGACTGGATTCCGGTGATTGGTCTTTTAGATGATGCCACGCTGCTAGCCTGGTTTATGACCAGCATCAAAACCGAGATGGACAAGTTCCACGCCTGGGAAGCAACCCAACCTGCTAGAAACACTTCCAATGACCCAGGTACTGAGGTAGCCACTGCCTTGAGTGTTGACACCTCTGCCCACACTCCCAAATACGAAAACGAAACCGCTGGCCAGTATGGCTCTAGCCGTGTAACGGCTCCTTCTAACAGCGGCATAGGTTCTTCTGCTCAGCAGCAAAACCCAACCTACGGAGAAGGCAATATGCAGATGGGCAATGAATCTTCGGGTGCTCAAGGTTCTACTGGCGGCATCATTTCTGACCAGAACGATATTCCGGTGACCAGTTTACACACTGTAGAAGGCACCCCCATCCAGGAAATAGACCCAACGGCTACTCATGACGCGGCCCCTACTGAGCACGGCGTACCTTCCGGCTACGGTGAACCCAACGTAAGGGCCTCCACTACTGACAGCACCCGTGTTCCCAGCAGTAACAGCTATGACACGGACCACGGTGGCAATGTGCGCTAGGTTTGAGTGCGTGAATGAGCGGTTGAGTGATTGATGGAATGGATGTAGAACCCTTACCCTCCATTAATCACCATTTCATCTTACCATCAAAAAGACGTCTCCTTAGGGACGTCTTTTTTGTTTCTTTCAGTGGAGAAGTCACTATGCTAGAATAAGGAAAAATCGCTTGGCTGGCTGTATCTTTGTTTTAGATATGGAGCGAAAGAAAAGTACCCCCGCCCTTACCAAGGGGATTCTGGAGAAGGAGATTGATACCATAGGCCTCGTGCAGTTTGTGCCCAGCGCTACGGCCAAATACGTCAGAATCAGCATCAAACCCGGCAAAGGCGTCCGGGTGACGTTACCCAAACGTGCTACCCTGGCCCAGGCCGAAGCCTTTGTTCAGGAGAAGGCCGCCTGGATTAGGAAACACCTTTCTTCTCAGCAACAGGAACAAACCAAAAAGACGCTGTTCTCGCCGGATGTTGAGTTCAAAACTCGGTTCCATCAACTACTGCTACTTCCGCATGCCTTACCGCAGTGTAAGAGCCGCATCAAAGATGGCATCCTGTACGTGTGGTACCCCGAGCAGGTCACATGGGAGCACCCAGACATCCAGGACTACATCAAAACCGCAGTGGAATACACACTGCGGTTAGAGGCGAAACGCTACCTACCGCAACGCGTAGCTTACTTTGCACAGCAATTCGGGTTCTCTTACCAGCAGGTAACTATCAAAAACGCCAAAACGCGTTGGGGCAGCTGTTCCTACACCAATAACATCAACCTAAACCTACACCTCATGCGCCTGCCAGAACACCTCTGCGACTATGTGATTCTGCATGAACTGGCCCATACAGTTGAGAAGAACCATGGCCCCAAGTTTTGGGCTTTGTTAGACAAAATCAGCGGCGATGCTCGAGGCTTAGACAAACAGATGAAGGCGTACCGGTTGCAGGTGTATTAGATAGGATCATATGTTTCGGGGCTGCTTTGGAAAAACGTGCCCAAAACAACTTTAAGTTATCTCTGCAAAGGCGAGATCTTTGATATCTTACGTTTTGGGTACGTTTTCTAAAAAACACCTCTGAAACAACTATCTTGAAGTGTCTTTCCAGAGATTCCATATGATACGAAGCACTTTTCTCCTAGGGGCGTTCATACTCGTAACTACTTCCTGCGCACAAAAACAAATTCCTTCCATTGACAACTTTCAGAAGTATGGCACTTTGACTAACGGGTTCCCCCTTCATTCCATCGCTGGTACTCTTTATTTTGAAAATGGCATCATCAAAGCTACTGGCTCTTTTGCCGAGTCTACCGCCAAAGAGACAAGCCAGCTAAAGACTGG is part of the Rufibacter tibetensis genome and harbors:
- a CDS encoding M48 family metallopeptidase → MERKKSTPALTKGILEKEIDTIGLVQFVPSATAKYVRISIKPGKGVRVTLPKRATLAQAEAFVQEKAAWIRKHLSSQQQEQTKKTLFSPDVEFKTRFHQLLLLPHALPQCKSRIKDGILYVWYPEQVTWEHPDIQDYIKTAVEYTLRLEAKRYLPQRVAYFAQQFGFSYQQVTIKNAKTRWGSCSYTNNINLNLHLMRLPEHLCDYVILHELAHTVEKNHGPKFWALLDKISGDARGLDKQMKAYRLQVY
- a CDS encoding thioredoxin family protein: MRKPYYFLIILSVFSLMATSAYKMAEGGYQVGDTASDFKLKNVNGQMVSLRDQKDAKGFIVTFTCNTCPYSKLYEDRLVQLHQKYAAKGYPVIAINPNDVTVSPEDSFAHMQKRAKDKKFPFVYLQDETQEVAKRYGATRTPHVYLLTRAGQELQVSYIGAIDDNSGDPEKVQKRYLETALDHLISGKPVPQTSTKAIGCTIKWRNNS
- a CDS encoding porin family protein — its product is MKKLCLLFICAFLFEVAQAQERVLNRGIINHNETSGGGERTNSGFGIKGGVLFSSLQGDGRDMLDNLRSSTNWHAGFYSQFSLGPNFSIQPEALYTRREVNADDSDRRFDYIDVPVLGVVTLTETISVHAGPQVGIMLTAKEDDKEIDKQGLNTFDYGAAAGIEAKLFIFRLGGRYYRSFADLGKFDATSTNQALNDIKAGNFQVYIGVGF
- a CDS encoding type 1 glutamine amidotransferase domain-containing protein codes for the protein MSQKLSGKKIAILVEKGFEQVELEKPKAALEEAGAETHIISPQSGKVKAWAMTDWGKEFEVDRELKSGVASNYDALLLPGGVMNPDYLRANEQAVAFVRSFHEAGKPIAAICHGPWTLIEAGAVQGRKMTSWPSLKTDLTNAGATWVDEEVVTDQGLVTSRKPDDIPAFNKKMIEEFAEGKHDRS
- a CDS encoding C40 family peptidase — protein: MMKSYILSALALGSAFLSFFYEVQPSSATTYSEDSVSITPSEQIQEWALEHNNFSSAAPLEEAPKEKGLTYKDSLFYNYYSQSLGLRLDYDEDKALLETVADWIGTPYRSGGNSQRGTDCSGFVSRVYKQVYGIKLTHSSRSMFHEVDRVSKNAMETGDLVFFRRGPGKPIYHVGIYLEDGKFIHAASNGGVMINSLMSPYYKKNFYAAGRVN
- a CDS encoding TlpA family protein disulfide reductase; its protein translation is MLFTYLLPSAATAQTQKVAKVKLPHLQKYLNSTSDTTYIINFWATWCKPCIEELPSFEAVQKQYAGQPVQVVLVSMDFAKDLEKKVVPFVTRNKLQSTVFLLDEPDQNAWIDLIDPSWSGAIPATLFVNNARKQRLFLEKPLTLAQLQEHLTSKFSKNP